A single genomic interval of Asterias amurensis chromosome 1, ASM3211899v1 harbors:
- the LOC139936617 gene encoding protein ARV1-like, with product MAAPLGKEKWDNKPDKLDENGESSMHDGVNRYVCIDCGKEALELYKIYSGGMIKIAHCGYCKGVVDKYVEFDPVIIVLDALLYKPQAYRHILFNTNSNIHWKLSILSLLCDAYTKWALRSDTGSSATHPSNRHFLLFALHWHFYVMFLVAGLELTAFLCGVIIPTLLYTKITKAKYVSHTQLLRALLLCCVGKLFIVPAVIWGQTDIMTCLWMMHLFIFTAAVQAFRVMMKATTVLASSLVLMGFTAQYLSTYLSQYLEWGLTQNLPS from the exons ATGGCAGCGCCCTTGGGGAAGGAAAAGTGGGATAACAAGCCGGACAAGCTTGATGAGAATGGCGAGTCTTCTATGCATGATGGAGTCAATAGATATGTGTGTATAGACTGTGGTAAAGAGGCATTGGAGTTGTACAAGATTTACAGTGGAGGGATGATCAAAATTGCCCATTGT GGCTACTGTAAAGGTGTTGTGGATAAGTACGTAGAGTTTGATCCAGTGATTATTGTGCTTGATGCCTTGCTGTACAAGCCTCAGGCTTATAGGCACATCCTCTTCAACACCAATAGTAAC ATTCATTGGAAGCTGAGCATCTTGAGCTTACTCTGCGATGCTTATACCAAGTGGGCTCTTCGCTCAGACACAGGCTCCTCCGCTACTCATCCATCAAATAGACATTTTCTCTTGTTTGCACTTCATTGGCATTTCTATGTAATGTTTCTGGTGGCTGGCCTCG AGCTCACTGCTTTCCTGTGTGGCGTCATTATACCAACTctactgtacacaaaaatcacaaaagccAAATATGTGAG TCATACTCAGCTCTTACGTGCGCTCCTACTGTGCTGTGTTGGGAAGCTGTTCATTGTGCCAGCGGTCATCTGGGGTCAGACTGACATCATGACCTGCCTGTGGATGATGCACTTGTTCATCTTCACAGCAGCTGTACAAGCCTTTAGAG tGATGATGAAAGCAACCACAGTGCTGGCAAGCAGTCTGGTTTTAATGGGATTCACGGCACAGTATCTATCAACATATCTCTCACAGTATCTGGAATGGGGTTTGACACAAAATCTACCATCGTGA